A window of Bradyrhizobium sp. AZCC 1719 genomic DNA:
TTCTTCGGGCGATTTGGCGTACAGAATCGCCTCGTTGGTCGCATTCAACGCCGCGAGCGTGCGCGCGATGTCGGTCTTCACCGTCCCCAAGCTCCCTGCCGGCAGCGCCGGGCTGCCCCTTGCGGATTTTATGCGTGCAACAGGCCTAAATGCTCGTTATTGGCGGCCGTGAGTTGCGATTCAGAGTAAATGTCGGACCAACGGTGAACGACGCCGCTCCGGAGAACTACGGCCCATTCACGATTTGTCAGCCATACGGCTGGCGCGCGCCGGCCGCGATGCGGACCCGCCACAAGCAATTTTCGAATTTTGCAGGATGAAGTCCCGCTACGTGAGGGCCGTGCTGACGGCATGGCTAACAGGATATTTCCACGCTTGCCCTGCCGCGGGCGCTTTGAGAGCATGCCGGTACCAAACACGACCCGCGGTTCGCGCGGGCGCTCAAGGCGAGGAAACTCCCATGCCGATGGTCCAGGCCGACCGTCTCACGCGAATTGGCGCGGCCCTGCTTAGGGCTGCCGGCGCAACTGAAGAGGAAGCCCGCGCGGTCGCCGTCGGCTGCGTCAACGCCAACCTCGCCGGCCACGATTCGCACGGGGTGATCGCGATCCCGACCTATATCGACCGCATCAAGGCCGGCCATATCGTGCCCGGCGCCAAATGGACCATCGTCCAGGAATCGCCGACCACGACCGTGATCGACGGCCATTGGGGGTTCGGCTTTCACGTCAACGCCAAGGCGATGGCGCTGACGATCGAGAAGGCGAAAACCGCCAATGTCGCCGCCTGCACAGTGTTCCGGCAAAGCCATGTCGGGCGTCTCGCCGCCTATCCGCTGATGGCGATGCGGGCCGGCATGATCGGGATTGCAGCTGCCGATTCCGGCCGCTCGCCGAAGCATGTCGCGCCGTTCGGCGGCCGCGAGGCAAGGCTCGGCACCAACCCGATCTCGATCGCGGTGCCGTCGGATCTTGAGGCACCGTTCTATCTTGACATGGCGACCTCGGCGGTAGCGGCCGGCAAGATCGCACTGTCGGTCGCGCGCGGCGAACAGATTCCGCAAGGCTGGATCATCGACGCCGAGGGACGGCACACCACCGACCCCACCCAGTATCGCAAGGGCGGCGCGCTGCTGCCGCTCGGCGGCAGCGAGGGCTACAAGGGAAGTGGGCTGGCAGCGATGGTGGAAGTGCTCTGCGGCCTGCTCACCGGCCTCGGTTTTGGCGTCGAGCCGACCGGCCGGCACAACGACGGATGTTTCATGGCGGTGTTCAATGTCGCAGCCTTCCGTCCCCTGAAGGATTTCGAGAAGGAGGTCGGCGAGTTCGCGCGTTATCTCAAATCGACGCCGCCGTCGGAAGGCTCGCCCGGCGTGTTCTATCCCGGCGAGATCGAACATATCCGCGAGCAGCAGCGCAGGCGCGACGGTATTGAGGTCGAGGACGCCACCTGGGAAAAATTGAAGGCACTCGCTACCGACTACAAGCTCATCGCTGAGCTCGACCTGAAATGAAATCCGTATCAGTCCGCACAAGGAGAACCGCATGACACGGCAAATGGCGCTGGTGGGATTTTTGCAGGCGCAGAACTGCACCAACCTGCCGAGTTCATGGCGGCACCCGGAATCGCGCGACGATTCGATGTCGGCCGACTACTACCAGGAGATCGCCCGGATCCTCGAAGCCGGCAAATTCCACATGGCGTTCTTCGACGACCGCCTGGCGATGCCCGACCGCTACGGCAACGATCATGCCCACACCGTCGAATACGGTATCCGCTGCGTGAAGATGGACCCGCTGATCGTGCTGACCACGATGGGTATGGTCACGACGAAGCTCGGTCTGGGGTCGACCTGTTCGACCACCTATTACGAGCCGTTCGATGTCGCCCGCCGCTTCGCTACCCTCGACCTGATGTCGGGCGGTCGCGCGGGCTGGAACGTCGTCACCTCGCTCAATGACGGCGAGGCCCACAATATGGGCAAGGACGCCCATCTCGAGCATGATTTCCGCTACGATCGCGCCGACGAGTTCATGGAAGTCGTGCTCGGCCATTGGGACACTTGGGAAGACGGCTCCTTGATCATGGACAAGAAGAGCGGTCGCTTCGCCGATCCGGCCAAGGTGAAGCGGCTCGACCACAAGGGACAATTCTTCAAGTCGCGCGGGCCGTTCACCGTGCCCCGCTCGCCGCAGGGCCATCCCGTCATCATCCAGGCCGGCGCGTCCGGTCGCGGCCAGCGCTTTGCCGGGCGATGGGGCGAGGTGATTTTTACCGCGGCGCGCAACGTGGCCGCCGCCAAGGAAGGCTACGCGGCGGTCCGCAACGAAGCGGCGAAGGCCGGCCGCGATCCCGAGCAGATGTTTCTCTGCAACCTCACCACCCCCGTCTGTGGCGCAACCAGGGCCGAGGCCGAGGACAAGATGGCTGTGATCAACAAACTGCCGCTGGAGATCGATGCGCTGTCGCTGCTGGCAGAAGCGCTGAACTTCGACTTCGCCGCCAAGCCGCTCGATGAGCCGCTGACCACGGAAGAGCTCAAGAGCATGCAGGGCATCCTCGGCATTCGCGACGGCGTGCTGAAGGCATCGGGCAAGACCAACCCCAGCGCGCGGGACTTCGTCACCTTCTCCGGTCGCGGCCAGGTGCAGGACGCGATCGTCGGTGGCCCGAACGAGATCGCGGACAAACTCGAAGAGATGTTCGTCGAGTGCGGCTGCGACGGCTTTGTCATCGCCGCCACTATCGTGCCGGGCTCCTATGCCGATTTCGTCAAGCATGTGGTGCCGGAATTGCAGCGCCGCGGCCTGTTTCACAAGGACTATGCCGGCAAGACCCTGCGCGACAATCTCGGCCTGAAGCGGCCTGCCGCCGGCGCCTGGAAAACCCGGCCGCAGGCCGCCGCCGAATAACACGAGGGCACTTCATGCGTTGGCTCAAATTCACCGCCGCCGGCAAGACAGCCTGGGGCATTGTCGAGGGCGAGCGCGTGATCGCGGTCGATGGCGATCCGTTCGGCGAATGGCAGCGCGGAACGCAGTCGCATGCGCTGAAGGACGTCAAGATCGAGCTGCCGCTGATCCCGCGCACCTTCTATTGCGTCGGGCTGAATTATCTCAAACACCTCAAGGAGGCCGCCGACAAGGCCGGCACGGTGCCGAACGTGCCCGACCGGCCCGAGATCGGCTATCGCGCGCAGAACGCGCTGATCGCCCATAATGAGGATGTGGTGATCCCGGCGAGCGCGACCGAGAAGATTCATTACGAGGGCGAGCTGGTGGTCGTCATCGGCAAGAAGGCAAAACACCTCACCGAAGCCAACGCGATGGACTGCGTGTTCGGCTACACGATCGGCAACGACGTCAGCGAGCGCACCTGGCAGAAGGCCGACCGCAGCCTGTGGCGCTCCAAGAATGCCGACACCTTCAAGCCGATGGGCCCGTGGATCGAAACCGACGTCGACCTCGACAGGATGGAAACGGTGATCCGCGTGAACGACAAGGAGACCGGCCGCTTCCGCACCAACGACATGATCTTCGGCATCGTGCCGTTCCTCGTCGAACTCTCCAAATATTTCACTCTGTCGCCGGGCGACGTGATCTGGATGGGCACCGACGGCGCCTCGCCTGATTTGAAAGCCGGCGATGTGGTCGAGATCGACATCACGGGGATTGGAACGTTGCGGAACAGGTTTGTGAGGGAGAAGGGGTGAGGCGCGTCGCCACTGTTGGACCCTCATCCTGAGAGGGTGAGGGTCAAGGGAGCGCGCCGCTGCACTCGACTTGCGCTCCTTCGGCCGGCGTCCTCAGAAATGAGGACAGGCGCCGGAACCGGCATTGGGTAAGGTTCGTCCCAACGGGTATCCAATCCTGCGGAGAATCATCATGGCTCGCAGCTCCATCCTGCTCGGCTCGGCATTTACGAGCCTTGTCCTCGCATCGTCTCCAGCGACAGCCCAACCGGCGATCGATCTGGATCAGCTCACAGCAACGCAAGCCGCCGCCGATCTCTGCGCCGGAAAAATCACCAGCAAGGCGCTGACCGCGGCGGCGCTGGCGCGCGCCAAGACGAAGCCTGAGCTCAACGCCTTCATCACGCTGGACGAGGCCGGCGCCATCAAGGCCGCCGAAGCGTTTGACGCCGGCCGCAAGAAGGGCGCGTGCAAGCCGCTCGGCGGCGTGCCCATTGTCATCAAGGACAACATCGAGGTAGCCGGCCTTCCCAGCTCGGCTGGAACGCCGGCGCTGAAAAACTTCGTGCCGAAGAAGGATGCGCCGGTGGCGGCAAAACTGCGCGCGGCGGGCGCCATCATCATCGGCAAGACCAATATGCATGAGCTTGCCTTCGGCATCTCCGGTTACAACGGTGCGTTCAAGACCGGCCCGGAGCCCGGTGTGCGCAACGCCTATGATGCGACGAAGATTGCCGGCGGCTCGTCCTCCGGAACGGGGGCCGCGATCGGTGCGCGCATCGTCACCGCAGGCCTCGGCACCGATACCGGCGGCTCCGTCAGGGTGCCCTGCGCGCTGAACGGCTGTGCCTCGCTGCGCCCGACCGTCGGCCGCTATCCGCAGGCGGGGATCGCGCCTATTTCACACACGCGCGACACCGCCGGCCCGATGGCTTCCACTGTCGGCGACGTGGCGATCCTCGATCGTGTGATCGCCGGCGGCGGCGCGATTGCGTCCGCCGAACTGAAGCGGGTCCGCATCGGCGTCGACAAAGCCATGCTGGCCAACCTGGATGGCGACACCGAAGCCGCATTCAAGACCGCGCTGGACAAGCTCAAGGCGAGCGGCGTGACGATCGTCGATGTCGAAATGCCAAAGCTCGCCGAGCTCAACGGCCAGGTCGGATTTCCGCTCGCGCTTTACGAGGCCTATGACGACATGGCCGCCTATCTCAAGAAGACAGGTAGCGGCGTCGGCATCGAGAATCTCGCCAAGGAGATCGCAAGCCCCGACGTAAAGGGCACCTATGACGGGCTGGTGATTCCGCGCAAACTGCCGGGACCGAACAATACAGTCGCCGATGCCCAGCCGGCCTATGACGCCGCGATGAAAACCGCCCGGCCGGCGTTGCGGGCGCTCTATCGCGATACGTTCGCAAAGAACAAGCTCGATGCCATCGCCTTCCCGACCGTGCCGAAGGTCGC
This region includes:
- a CDS encoding Ldh family oxidoreductase — translated: MPMVQADRLTRIGAALLRAAGATEEEARAVAVGCVNANLAGHDSHGVIAIPTYIDRIKAGHIVPGAKWTIVQESPTTTVIDGHWGFGFHVNAKAMALTIEKAKTANVAACTVFRQSHVGRLAAYPLMAMRAGMIGIAAADSGRSPKHVAPFGGREARLGTNPISIAVPSDLEAPFYLDMATSAVAAGKIALSVARGEQIPQGWIIDAEGRHTTDPTQYRKGGALLPLGGSEGYKGSGLAAMVEVLCGLLTGLGFGVEPTGRHNDGCFMAVFNVAAFRPLKDFEKEVGEFARYLKSTPPSEGSPGVFYPGEIEHIREQQRRRDGIEVEDATWEKLKALATDYKLIAELDLK
- a CDS encoding LLM class flavin-dependent oxidoreductase translates to MTRQMALVGFLQAQNCTNLPSSWRHPESRDDSMSADYYQEIARILEAGKFHMAFFDDRLAMPDRYGNDHAHTVEYGIRCVKMDPLIVLTTMGMVTTKLGLGSTCSTTYYEPFDVARRFATLDLMSGGRAGWNVVTSLNDGEAHNMGKDAHLEHDFRYDRADEFMEVVLGHWDTWEDGSLIMDKKSGRFADPAKVKRLDHKGQFFKSRGPFTVPRSPQGHPVIIQAGASGRGQRFAGRWGEVIFTAARNVAAAKEGYAAVRNEAAKAGRDPEQMFLCNLTTPVCGATRAEAEDKMAVINKLPLEIDALSLLAEALNFDFAAKPLDEPLTTEELKSMQGILGIRDGVLKASGKTNPSARDFVTFSGRGQVQDAIVGGPNEIADKLEEMFVECGCDGFVIAATIVPGSYADFVKHVVPELQRRGLFHKDYAGKTLRDNLGLKRPAAGAWKTRPQAAAE
- a CDS encoding fumarylacetoacetate hydrolase family protein; the protein is MRWLKFTAAGKTAWGIVEGERVIAVDGDPFGEWQRGTQSHALKDVKIELPLIPRTFYCVGLNYLKHLKEAADKAGTVPNVPDRPEIGYRAQNALIAHNEDVVIPASATEKIHYEGELVVVIGKKAKHLTEANAMDCVFGYTIGNDVSERTWQKADRSLWRSKNADTFKPMGPWIETDVDLDRMETVIRVNDKETGRFRTNDMIFGIVPFLVELSKYFTLSPGDVIWMGTDGASPDLKAGDVVEIDITGIGTLRNRFVREKG
- the iaaH gene encoding indoleacetamide hydrolase: MDLDQLTATQAAADLCAGKITSKALTAAALARAKTKPELNAFITLDEAGAIKAAEAFDAGRKKGACKPLGGVPIVIKDNIEVAGLPSSAGTPALKNFVPKKDAPVAAKLRAAGAIIIGKTNMHELAFGISGYNGAFKTGPEPGVRNAYDATKIAGGSSSGTGAAIGARIVTAGLGTDTGGSVRVPCALNGCASLRPTVGRYPQAGIAPISHTRDTAGPMASTVGDVAILDRVIAGGGAIASAELKRVRIGVDKAMLANLDGDTEAAFKTALDKLKASGVTIVDVEMPKLAELNGQVGFPLALYEAYDDMAAYLKKTGSGVGIENLAKEIASPDVKGTYDGLVIPRKLPGPNNTVADAQPAYDAAMKTARPALRALYRDTFAKNKLDAIAFPTVPKVAIASNPDSSSLANFLLFIQNTDPGSNAGIPGLQLPIALGASTKLPVGLELDGPAGSDRKLLAVGMAMEKLFGRLPPPSR